A genome region from Maylandia zebra isolate NMK-2024a linkage group LG6, Mzebra_GT3a, whole genome shotgun sequence includes the following:
- the bmerb1 gene encoding mpv17-like protein isoform X1: protein MLKLFLRHARRFPWVTNVTLYGCLFAGGDFVHQWFSGRETIEWRQTRNVAVVAFSFHGNFNFFWMRFLERRFPGNSIGMVMRKLFLDQTTAAPLATSVFYTGVSFLEGKEDILEDWREKFLNTYKTGLMFWPFMQFLNFALVPLYVRTTFTGCCAFIWATFLCFSRQTGDGTAGAALAWMFPHKDDDAEYTKEKDKVDAPSKGA, encoded by the exons ATGCTAAAGCTGTTTTTAAGACATGCCCGTCGCTTTCCGTGGGTTACCAACGTGACACTGTACGGCTGCCTGTTCGCCGGGGGGGACTTCGTCCACCAGTGGTTCTCCGGGAGGGAGACCATCGAGTGGAGACAAACACGGAACGTCGCGGTGGTCGCGTTTAGTTTCCATGGCAACTTCAATTTCTTCTGGATGCGTTTCCTGGAGAGGAGATTTCCCGGGAACTCTATCGGGATGGTGATGAGGAAGCTGTTCCTGGACCAGACGACGGCTGCGCCCCTCGCCACCAGTGTCTTCTACACAG GTGTCAGTTTCTTGGAGGGCAAAGAAGACATCTTGGAAGACTGGAGAGAAAAATTCCTGAATACTTATAAG ACAGGGCTAATGTTCTGGCCATTCATGCAG TTTCTGAACTTTGCCTTGGTGCCTCTGTATGTGCGGACCACCTTCACTGGCTGCTGTGCCTTCATCTGGGCCACTTTCTTGTGCTTCTCACGTCAGACCGGTGATGGCACAGCTGGTGCTGCGCTGGCGTGGATGTTCCCTCATAAAGACGATGATGCCGAATACACTAAAGAGAAAGACAAGGTGGATGCCCCCAGCAAAGGGGCATGA